In Bacteroidota bacterium, a genomic segment contains:
- a CDS encoding DUF4290 domain-containing protein, with amino-acid sequence MNYNTEKAPLILPEYGRNVHLLIDIALKVEDKEDRTKIAYSIIDIMMSLGSQSKNQPEYMQKLWEHLYIMSDYKLDIDSPFPKPERKEKPFEYKDKKLLSYSKRHHKYHFYGENVELIIKKVTELEDEEMKNKIINSIANYMRTAYQSWNNDSVADEVIIGHLKELSNGKILLDVMPEAAKFKPSRKFGKKKSNNYKKKRRNKNKY; translated from the coding sequence ATGAATTATAACACAGAGAAAGCCCCACTTATATTACCTGAATACGGTAGGAATGTTCATTTACTAATAGATATTGCATTAAAAGTTGAAGATAAAGAAGATAGAACAAAAATTGCTTATTCTATAATTGACATAATGATGAGCTTGGGAAGTCAGTCCAAAAATCAACCTGAGTACATGCAAAAATTATGGGAACATTTGTATATTATGTCAGATTATAAATTGGATATTGATTCACCATTTCCAAAACCTGAAAGAAAAGAAAAACCATTTGAGTACAAAGACAAAAAACTTCTAAGCTATTCAAAAAGACATCATAAGTATCATTTTTATGGTGAAAATGTAGAGCTAATTATTAAAAAGGTAACAGAGCTTGAAGATGAAGAAATGAAAAATAAAATCATAAATTCTATTGCCAATTACATGAGAACAGCTTACCAATCATGGAACAATGATTCTGTTGCGGATGAGGTTATTATCGGACATCTTAAAGAATTATCGAATGGGAAAATATTACTTGATGTAATGCCGGAAGCAGCTAAATTTAAGCCATCAAGAAAATTTGGCAAGAAAAAATCAAATAATTATAAAAAGAAAAGGCGTAATAAAAATAAATACTAA
- the trmD gene encoding tRNA (guanosine(37)-N1)-methyltransferase TrmD, whose amino-acid sequence MHIHILTIFPQMFDGFFNDSIIKRAVDKKLVKISLYNFREYGIKSGIRKEVDDYAFGGGAGMVMRIEPIVKCLEDIQKEVKLDEIIFLTPDGKKFEQSIANELSLNKNIALLCGRYKGIDQRIRDNFVTKEISIGDYVLSGGELAAAVLSDAIIRLIPGVLSNESSALLDSFQGELLDAPVYTRPEKFRDMNVPDVLLSGDHKKIEEWRYQKALEKTKKQRPDIYNKL is encoded by the coding sequence ATGCATATCCACATTTTAACCATATTCCCACAAATGTTTGACGGATTTTTTAATGATTCAATAATTAAAAGGGCGGTTGATAAAAAATTGGTTAAAATATCTCTTTATAATTTTAGAGAATATGGGATAAAAAGTGGAATAAGAAAAGAGGTTGATGACTATGCATTTGGCGGTGGAGCAGGGATGGTAATGCGTATTGAACCAATTGTAAAATGCCTTGAAGATATTCAAAAGGAAGTAAAGCTTGATGAAATAATTTTTTTAACACCTGATGGGAAAAAATTTGAGCAATCAATTGCTAATGAGTTATCGCTAAACAAAAATATTGCTTTACTATGTGGAAGATACAAAGGGATTGATCAGCGAATAAGAGATAATTTTGTAACCAAAGAAATTTCAATAGGAGATTATGTGCTATCAGGAGGCGAGCTTGCAGCAGCAGTACTATCCGATGCTATTATCCGCTTGATACCCGGAGTACTTTCTAATGAAAGCTCGGCTCTGCTTGATTCTTTTCAAGGGGAGTTGCTTGATGCACCTGTTTACACAAGACCCGAAAAATTTAGAGATATGAATGTTCCTGATGTTTTACTTTCGGGAGATCATAAAAAAATTGAAGAATGGAGATATCAAAAAGCATTGGAAAAAACAAAAAAGCAAAGACCTGATATTTATAATAAGCTGTAA
- a CDS encoding UvrD-helicase domain-containing protein: MLENILSELNEAQRKAVQHINGPSLIIAGAGSGKTRVLTTRIAYLVHNNIDPFKILALTFTNKAASEMRERIQAMIGTEAKNLWMGTFHSVFARILRREAEKIKYPVNFTIYDTEDSKKLIKTIVKEKQLDAKLYKASFVYNVISNAKNNFIKPIKYFEDEEINAENISTGKPKLGEIYVEYAKRCFKAGAMDFDDLLVKTHDLLDTFPDVLNKYQQFFKYVLVDEFQDTNLVQYLIIKKISASNRNISVVGDDAQSIYSFRGANIKNILNFEKDYPELKIFKLEQNYRSTKMIVSASDNVIKKNKYQLEKKLWTSNLEGNKIKLLKANSENNEGEKVVHIIFNELKNKNFQPKDFAILYRTNAQSRAFEESLRRLRIPYRIIGGISFYQRKEIKDVLAYCRLALNTKDEEAIRRIINYPKRGIGATTLVKLSVWANENNVSLWDVACNIDDSPLSARVKNAIRDFTMLIKSFIIEIEQKNAFEAVSKIVKETGIQKLLYEDEDIENKSRYENLQTLLTAIKEFSIREDIEDNGLGTFLQEVSLLTDADTKADSDNYVPLMTIHSAKGLEFPVVFVVGMEETLFPSQMALDTREDIEEERRLFYVALTRAEQKLFLSFAESRFQWGNMSFNEPSRFIEEIESKYLDYETIVTTPQRAIPQKQVVPKPVRRTKFIKKVEPNLPSNFRAQDMLNVQVGMQIEHSRFGKGKILNIEGNLNNKKATIFFPDFGQKTILLKFAKMKIID; encoded by the coding sequence ATTTTGGAAAACATTCTTTCTGAACTTAATGAAGCACAAAGAAAAGCTGTTCAACACATTAACGGACCATCACTAATCATTGCAGGTGCCGGCTCAGGAAAAACACGTGTTCTTACAACTCGTATTGCATATCTTGTACATAACAATATTGACCCCTTTAAAATTTTAGCTTTAACTTTTACAAATAAAGCGGCAAGCGAAATGCGTGAAAGAATTCAAGCGATGATTGGCACTGAAGCAAAAAACTTGTGGATGGGAACTTTCCATTCTGTTTTTGCACGAATTTTAAGACGTGAAGCTGAGAAAATAAAATATCCGGTAAATTTTACAATTTATGATACAGAGGACTCCAAAAAACTGATAAAAACAATAGTTAAAGAAAAACAATTAGATGCAAAATTGTATAAAGCTTCATTTGTTTATAACGTAATATCAAATGCAAAAAACAACTTTATTAAACCAATAAAGTATTTTGAAGATGAAGAAATAAATGCTGAAAATATTTCAACAGGAAAACCTAAATTAGGAGAAATTTATGTTGAATATGCAAAAAGATGTTTTAAGGCAGGTGCCATGGATTTTGATGATTTATTGGTAAAAACTCATGACTTACTTGATACTTTTCCTGATGTTTTAAATAAATATCAACAATTTTTTAAATATGTACTTGTTGATGAATTTCAAGATACTAACCTTGTTCAATATTTAATTATTAAAAAAATATCTGCATCAAACAGAAATATTAGTGTAGTAGGTGATGATGCTCAAAGTATTTATTCTTTCAGGGGAGCAAATATTAAAAATATTCTGAACTTTGAAAAGGATTATCCCGAACTAAAAATATTTAAGCTGGAGCAAAATTACAGATCGACAAAAATGATTGTTTCCGCCTCTGATAATGTTATTAAGAAAAATAAATATCAGCTTGAAAAAAAATTGTGGACATCAAATTTAGAGGGTAACAAAATAAAACTTTTAAAAGCAAACTCTGAAAATAATGAAGGAGAAAAGGTAGTACATATTATTTTTAATGAACTAAAAAATAAAAATTTTCAACCCAAAGATTTTGCAATACTTTATCGTACAAATGCACAATCAAGAGCTTTTGAAGAATCACTACGAAGACTAAGAATTCCTTATAGGATAATCGGTGGAATTTCATTTTATCAAAGAAAAGAAATAAAAGATGTATTAGCTTATTGCAGATTAGCACTTAACACAAAAGATGAAGAAGCAATAAGACGAATAATAAATTATCCTAAAAGAGGAATTGGAGCTACTACTCTTGTTAAATTATCTGTTTGGGCAAACGAAAATAATGTTTCACTTTGGGATGTAGCATGCAACATAGACGATTCTCCTTTGAGTGCTAGAGTAAAAAATGCAATTCGGGATTTTACAATGTTAATCAAATCTTTTATAATAGAAATAGAACAAAAAAATGCTTTTGAAGCAGTTTCAAAAATCGTAAAAGAAACAGGTATTCAGAAATTGCTGTATGAAGATGAGGATATTGAAAACAAATCAAGGTATGAAAACTTGCAAACATTATTAACTGCAATAAAGGAATTTTCAATAAGAGAGGATATTGAAGATAATGGTTTAGGCACATTTTTACAAGAAGTTTCTTTGCTAACCGATGCAGATACCAAAGCTGATTCGGATAATTATGTACCTTTAATGACTATTCATTCTGCTAAAGGACTTGAATTTCCTGTGGTTTTTGTTGTTGGGATGGAAGAAACACTTTTTCCCTCACAAATGGCTTTGGATACCAGAGAAGATATTGAAGAAGAAAGACGACTTTTTTATGTGGCTTTAACCAGAGCAGAACAAAAACTATTTTTATCATTTGCAGAGTCAAGATTTCAATGGGGAAACATGTCTTTTAATGAACCAAGTAGGTTTATTGAAGAAATAGAAAGCAAATATTTAGATTATGAAACAATAGTTACTACTCCCCAGAGAGCTATTCCGCAAAAGCAAGTCGTACCTAAGCCAGTAAGAAGAACAAAATTTATAAAAAAAGTAGAACCGAATCTTCCTTCTAATTTTAGAGCACAGGACATGTTAAATGTGCAAGTAGGTATGCAAATTGAACATAGCAGATTTGGTAAAGGGAAAATTTTAAATATTGAAGGGAATTTAAATAATAAAAAAGCAACAATTTTTTTCCCTGATTTTGGACAAAAAACGATATTGTTAAAATTTGCAAAAATGAAAATTATTGACTAA
- the rplS gene encoding 50S ribosomal protein L19 translates to MNELIREVQKESTRTDLPEFNAGDTIIVYYKIIEGEKERTQPFQGIVLQKKGEKEVKTFTVRKISGGIGVERIFPINSPKIEKIEIKKRGKVRRAKIFYLRKLSGKSARIKERRS, encoded by the coding sequence ATGAACGAGCTAATAAGAGAAGTGCAAAAAGAAAGTACAAGAACAGACCTGCCTGAATTTAATGCAGGAGATACAATAATTGTTTATTACAAAATTATTGAAGGTGAAAAAGAAAGAACCCAACCTTTTCAGGGAATTGTATTGCAAAAAAAAGGTGAAAAAGAAGTAAAAACTTTTACAGTAAGAAAAATTTCAGGCGGTATTGGAGTTGAAAGAATTTTCCCAATAAACTCACCAAAAATTGAGAAAATTGAAATAAAGAAAAGAGGAAAAGTTCGTAGAGCAAAGATTTTCTATCTCCGTAAATTAAGTGGTAAAAGTGCCAGAATCAAAGAGAGAAGAAGTTAA
- the murA gene encoding UDP-N-acetylglucosamine 1-carboxyvinyltransferase: protein MDVFKINGPVKLKGEIQPQGAKNEALQVIAAVLLTDDKVVINNLPEIKDIFRQIDLLKMLGVKVKRLKKNSYEFQANDVNIDNVRSDDFVKLSRNIRGSVMLIGPILARYKEMILSKPGGDKIGRRKLDTHLLGFQELGAKFNYDSQSGFFKITANKLKGKYLHLDEPSVTGTANIVMAAVLAKGQTTIYNAACEPYVQQLCKMLNSMGAKISNIGTNKLIIEGVDSLGGCEHTCLSDMIEIGSFIGLAAMTGSELVINNARKEELGIIPNVFKKLGVSFAFNDDKIIIPEQRIYEIETQIDGTIPTIYDAPWPGFSPDLISIAIVVASLAKGNVLIHQKMFESRLFFVDNLIDMGAQIILCDPHRATIIGSEKKYPLKGIKMRSPDIRAGVALLLAALSAEGTSYIHNIEQIDRGYEQIEKRLNNIGANIIRMKE, encoded by the coding sequence ATGGACGTATTCAAAATAAATGGTCCTGTAAAATTAAAAGGCGAAATACAGCCTCAAGGGGCAAAAAACGAAGCTTTGCAGGTTATTGCTGCTGTTTTACTGACTGATGACAAAGTCGTTATTAATAATTTACCTGAAATTAAAGATATTTTTAGGCAAATTGATTTATTGAAAATGCTTGGTGTAAAAGTAAAACGTTTAAAAAAGAATTCTTACGAATTTCAAGCTAATGATGTAAATATTGATAATGTAAGGTCGGATGATTTTGTAAAATTAAGTAGAAACATCAGAGGTTCTGTAATGTTGATAGGACCTATACTTGCACGTTACAAAGAAATGATTTTGTCGAAACCCGGAGGAGATAAAATCGGAAGACGAAAATTGGATACACATTTACTTGGCTTTCAGGAATTAGGTGCAAAGTTTAATTATGACAGCCAATCAGGTTTTTTTAAAATTACTGCCAATAAACTCAAAGGGAAATATCTTCATCTTGATGAGCCATCAGTTACAGGTACTGCGAATATTGTAATGGCAGCCGTTTTAGCAAAAGGGCAAACTACAATTTACAACGCTGCTTGCGAGCCTTATGTTCAGCAATTGTGTAAAATGCTGAATTCAATGGGTGCTAAAATTTCCAATATAGGAACCAACAAACTAATAATTGAAGGTGTTGATTCACTTGGTGGTTGTGAGCATACATGCCTATCGGACATGATTGAAATAGGTAGTTTTATTGGGCTTGCGGCAATGACAGGCTCAGAGCTTGTGATTAATAATGCAAGAAAAGAAGAACTTGGAATAATTCCTAATGTTTTTAAAAAACTTGGTGTAAGCTTCGCTTTTAATGATGATAAAATAATTATTCCCGAGCAAAGGATTTATGAAATTGAAACACAGATTGATGGAACTATTCCAACAATTTATGACGCACCATGGCCGGGCTTTTCTCCCGATCTGATAAGCATTGCAATTGTTGTTGCTTCTCTTGCGAAAGGCAATGTTCTTATTCATCAAAAAATGTTTGAAAGCCGTTTGTTTTTTGTTGATAATCTCATTGATATGGGAGCTCAAATAATTCTTTGCGATCCTCATAGAGCAACAATAATAGGCTCGGAAAAAAAATATCCTTTAAAAGGAATTAAAATGCGTTCTCCTGATATTAGAGCAGGGGTTGCTTTACTGCTTGCCGCTCTTTCTGCAGAAGGAACAAGCTACATTCATAACATTGAACAAATTGACAGAGGCTACGAACAAATTGAAAAAAGATTGAATAATATTGGAGCGAATATTATTAGAATGAAAGAATAA
- a CDS encoding NAD(P)-dependent oxidoreductase produces MEKCKIGLIKERKNPPDSRVALTPIQLSQLTATNNELIINIESSKARCFKDEEYRNLKLNVVENVSDCQLLLGVKEVPIEHLIEGKDYMFFSHTFKKQLYNRNLLKTVLKKNIRLIDYEIIVDENGIRLIGFGKYAGIVGTHYALLMWGKKTGAYDFKRAVECYDYNEMIKQYENANFGKARIIVTGTGKVSNGCILVLDKAKIKRVSSEEFLTKKFDEAVYLQIDVDEINKHKEGKAFEFQHFFDNPKDYESKFEKYLSKTDILINGMYWDIDAPRLFTKEDVTAKNFNIKVISDVSCDINGSVPITIKATTIANPYYGFDADKMQECDAFTKKSIDMMTVDNLPNELPRDASIMFGSVMLNKLIPLYLKDPHHEILQNATIAENGKLKEKFSYLQDYVDGK; encoded by the coding sequence ATGGAAAAATGTAAAATAGGGTTAATTAAAGAAAGAAAAAATCCACCGGATTCAAGAGTAGCATTAACACCGATTCAGCTTAGCCAATTAACAGCAACAAATAATGAATTAATTATTAATATTGAATCATCAAAGGCAAGATGTTTTAAAGATGAAGAATATAGAAATCTAAAGTTGAATGTTGTAGAGAATGTTAGTGATTGTCAGCTTTTACTGGGAGTTAAAGAAGTCCCCATAGAGCATTTAATTGAAGGAAAAGATTATATGTTTTTTTCGCATACATTTAAAAAACAACTATATAACCGGAATTTGTTAAAAACAGTGTTAAAAAAAAATATTCGATTAATTGACTATGAAATTATTGTTGATGAAAATGGAATAAGATTAATTGGTTTTGGCAAATATGCAGGAATTGTGGGTACTCACTATGCATTGCTTATGTGGGGAAAGAAAACAGGAGCTTATGATTTTAAAAGAGCTGTTGAATGCTATGACTATAACGAAATGATTAAACAATATGAAAATGCAAACTTTGGAAAAGCAAGAATTATTGTTACTGGAACAGGTAAAGTTTCTAATGGTTGTATTTTAGTTCTTGATAAAGCAAAAATAAAAAGAGTTAGTTCAGAAGAATTTTTAACAAAAAAATTTGATGAAGCGGTTTATCTTCAAATTGATGTTGACGAAATAAATAAACATAAAGAAGGTAAGGCTTTTGAATTTCAGCACTTTTTTGATAATCCTAAAGACTATGAAAGTAAATTTGAAAAATACCTTTCTAAAACGGATATTTTAATAAATGGTATGTATTGGGATATTGATGCTCCAAGGCTTTTTACCAAAGAGGATGTTACAGCCAAAAATTTTAATATAAAAGTTATTTCTGATGTATCTTGCGATATTAACGGTTCAGTTCCAATAACAATTAAAGCTACTACAATTGCAAATCCTTATTATGGTTTTGATGCTGATAAAATGCAAGAATGTGATGCTTTTACAAAAAAGAGTATTGACATGATGACTGTTGATAATCTTCCGAATGAATTACCACGAGATGCATCAATTATGTTTGGAAGTGTGATGTTAAACAAACTAATCCCACTTTATCTAAAAGATCCTCATCATGAAATTTTACAAAATGCTACAATTGCTGAAAACGGGAAATTAAAAGAAAAATTTAGTTATTTGCAGGATTATGTGGATGGGAAATAA